A single window of Candidatus Microthrix subdominans DNA harbors:
- a CDS encoding RNA-directed DNA polymerase gives MFPKELMNLCDFDNVLRHELRQPLEGFPQATLEHALRWDPDGAAPHLRKHLIKGLGGRGREVVMANKSDTHFRPLSRLDFLARLGFRALSTLISGPGLPALDRSWIALSQFREYPANSTGGKYVVSCDVHNFYQGVRHADVVDQIVGLTGQLEVALVLNEALQGMMRGSVGLPQFSEVSDFISELVVSVAERRLLRKGYDVVRFNDDFRFVCSSYRESLDALEEITIELARLGLSLNDNKTFIFGSAFYKNWIARPDEEWAKLAGRKDVSPLIGDSIYRSLDGMIFVDPGEWPAMAKAARAALANWSQHRAIGADDRLASRLQLDLVRRALAVLAVLPGEYADINILVELWHSEPQLSEPISSFVSAAGKENNPIGAAAVERLVGSSNSGYGSWQTMWLLKAVASVENIGGATRSFVLRALNAGTSSVASLGAVAAAQHRIIDIADVAAMFDKVDVASQPEIAASVAFLAKKDNDRRMRALRGEGYVLDQILKYNFDELQCFDFSLGRQV, from the coding sequence GCAAGCCACATTGGAGCATGCTTTGAGGTGGGACCCGGACGGGGCGGCACCTCACTTACGCAAACATCTGATAAAGGGGTTGGGAGGTCGAGGCAGGGAGGTGGTGATGGCCAACAAGTCCGACACCCACTTCCGACCTCTCAGCCGCCTTGACTTCTTGGCTCGGTTAGGCTTCCGAGCCCTTTCCACCCTAATTTCAGGGCCCGGGCTACCGGCCTTAGATCGGTCTTGGATCGCTCTAAGTCAATTCAGAGAGTATCCCGCAAACTCCACCGGTGGAAAGTATGTTGTGTCTTGTGACGTGCACAATTTTTATCAGGGTGTGCGACACGCTGACGTGGTCGATCAGATAGTTGGATTGACAGGTCAGTTGGAAGTGGCGTTGGTACTTAACGAAGCCTTGCAAGGAATGATGAGGGGATCGGTCGGCCTCCCTCAGTTTTCTGAAGTGTCCGACTTTATATCTGAGCTCGTCGTGAGCGTAGCAGAAAGGCGTCTCCTTAGAAAGGGTTATGACGTCGTACGGTTCAATGACGATTTTCGATTCGTCTGCTCATCTTACCGTGAGTCATTGGATGCACTGGAAGAAATCACTATCGAGCTTGCCCGGCTTGGGCTCTCGCTCAATGATAATAAAACGTTCATCTTCGGTTCAGCGTTTTATAAGAACTGGATTGCTAGGCCTGATGAGGAGTGGGCAAAGCTTGCAGGTCGGAAGGATGTTAGCCCATTGATCGGGGACTCGATTTACCGTTCCCTTGACGGTATGATTTTCGTTGATCCTGGGGAATGGCCCGCAATGGCCAAGGCGGCGCGCGCTGCTTTGGCTAACTGGTCTCAGCATCGTGCCATTGGAGCAGATGATCGGCTCGCATCCCGTCTCCAACTAGATTTAGTGCGTAGGGCTTTGGCGGTCCTCGCCGTCTTGCCAGGGGAGTACGCTGATATCAACATTTTGGTGGAGCTCTGGCACAGTGAGCCGCAGTTGTCCGAGCCGATTTCATCCTTCGTCAGTGCTGCCGGTAAAGAGAATAACCCCATTGGCGCAGCGGCTGTGGAGCGACTTGTGGGATCTTCTAATAGTGGTTACGGCTCGTGGCAGACTATGTGGTTGTTGAAGGCGGTCGCCAGTGTTGAGAACATCGGCGGGGCTACTAGGTCTTTCGTCCTTAGGGCATTGAACGCTGGAACGTCGTCTGTGGCATCCTTAGGGGCTGTGGCTGCGGCGCAACATCGAATCATCGACATCGCAGATGTGGCAGCGATGTTTGACAAAGTCGATGTTGCATCGCAGCCGGAGATAGCAGCGTCCGTAGCCTTTCTTGCGAAGAAAGATAACGACAGGAGAATGCGTGCGCTCCGAGGTGAGGGCTACGTTTTGGATCAGATTCTGAAGTATAATTTCGACGAGCTTCAGTGTTTTGATTTTTCGCTGGGGAGGCAAGTGTAG